The genome window CAGAGGCGCTTCTTGCAGAGCGATCAGACGGGGGCAGCAGAAAACAACTTGTAGCACCATTCACCTGTTCCCCGGCACTGCAGCAGGTGTAACCTCAACTTGGCTCGATTGCAACACGGAGCGTCCGCGCTGAGTCAGAGTCTccgcacgcaaacacacacacacaggagccAAAAAGCTGCGCTGGTGTCAGCGGGGCGAGCCTCACTCTGAACTTGCCCTCACGGGTCTGCAGTGTTTACCATTTTGCAAGTTTTCAgttcaaaagaaatggaaaacaCACCCAACTCATGTTTTAAATCGCAACCCTGCAACTTTCCCCGCGATAATAAAGCCATAATATTTGGCACATTATCTGCAATCATTACAAAACCTGTGGGTTAGAGCTTTCTGGCAATGATTAATGGGAGGGATCTGGTTTCCCGGCACTAGCTTGGCGAGTTGGCCAATTTCCAGGTGTATAATGTAATGcattctctctatctccctcctcACCCTCTTTATGCAAATCTATCCTCAATGACCATGGCCCCGGCTCAGGTAGGAATTCCCCTGAAGGTGGAGTTTCTGGTTGAAGAGTTCACCTCGTGATGCCAAGCGATTTCTATATAAAGTGGCAACGAGGTAACAGAAACAGTTCGGGTGAAAGATAGTGAACGTGTGGATGTGAGAGTCTGCAATTCATCAGGGtgcagaaattaaagaaaaacctTAACTATTCTGAAGTGACCTAAAGTACGGATTACAATTCCTCCTTTTGAGCGGCTCTTCAAGGTAGGTATGACCGTGCAAACGGCGAGAATGCAAAAGCAGGCTGCAGTTATGAAATTGATTGAATTCACTCAATTTCAGCTTGCAGaagttttgctctttctctgAATGGTGTTTGAGGTCTACAACAGTGATGCGTACTACTCCGGATTTTAATACATCTTCCCTGTCTTCAGGAGTTGTTATGGCTTCAACCTATGGGATTGGGAATATTCTGACGGATGTGATGCGCTCCATGTACCAAACAGAGGAGAATCAGCTTCTCTCCACAGGAGCTAAGGAACAGTTTCCCAGTCCAGTGCTACCAACAGACCTGCTCGGTAAGAGACTGAGAGCCAACTGAGTGAGAAATGGCGGGGATGGGGAACGTGAGAGAAATGCATCTTGAAATAAAGTGCTTGAGACCAATTACttcttttttctaatttatataaAAAGTCTCTTAGTTAAAAGTGTGAGCTAAATCATACCATTAACAGCTCGAGTATCTCCCAGAGAACAAGATAGTCCTTTTGACTGCTGCTATTTATTTGATCAGCTGTTTCAAAATTTAACTAAAACTAATTTCAAAACTGGGATGATTTTAGCAGTAATTAGTTATTAgtttcttttacaaaaaaaatcaatcgtgggtgctggagatttgaaatgaaagctgaaattgctggagaaacttagcaggtctgacagcagctgtggaaactctctctctctctctctctctttcccccccccccccaatgtcagttttttttgtttgaaaatttccTGCTGGCTTGCACATGTGTAACCCTGCCCCTGGTTTCATGGAAAGCTATCACTGACCAGATGTTGGCATTCAGGAAATAAACCGTTCAAAGTGCGTGTTTGTTTAGATTGGATGCTGATATAAATATGAACAATGTCTGTTCGTTGCTCACAGCTTGACTCTGGAGAAGTGTTTTGCAAGGCTACACACCTGTTGAACTGTGGGCTAGTCACTGGACTAtccttttttaattttaaaaattaatatctCTAGATTCCACCTCTTGGTTTCAACTGGATCCTCTGTTGTGGAGCAAGCAGCATGTCCTGGAGTGGATCAGTTACCACGTTGAGAAGCACAAATATGATGCCAACAATATTGACCTGTCTTTCTGTGACATGGATGGAAGCACTCTTCGGGCACTGTCCAAGAGCCAGCTGGTAGCTATCTTTGGTCCGTTGGGTGAAGAACTGTACAAAAGCCACCAAGATTTAAGTAAAAACAGTAAGTAAAGCAATCATTCTACAATGACTATCTGCGAGGGAAAGTGTGTGTTTATCCACTGGAAATAGTCTCTGTCCTCATGGGGAAATGCTCAGTGCAAACACTTGAAATAAGCTGGGACAGGGGACGACAGTAATAACTATGATGCAACTGCTaaacttcactcagtgactggtACGGGTTTACCACCTGAGAGAAATGGGAGCCTGCAGTTGACCATTTTTGATCTACAAGGACTGGCTTTAGTGAGCCACTTTGACAGTTAATTTTATCAACTTGAATGAACATTCTGGTTGTTGATCTTGTTTTTAAAACTTATGAAATCAATGCCAGTAAGATACTTTTTAggtgcctgagataacaaggtgcagagctggatgaacacagcaggccaagcagcatcagaggagcaggaaggctgacgtttcgggcctagacccttctttagaaacctTAAAAagaaggtttctgaagaagggtctaggcccgaaatgtcagccttcctgctcctctgatgctgcttggcctgctgtgttcatgcagccctacaccttgttatctcagattgtccagcatctgcagttcttacgatctctgaaacacttttttttttcaatatagtaacattctgAGCTACAAGTGTTACAACTTTTTTTGATGCACAATTTCCAAGATTAAAATATGGATTAACTTTTCCATTGGTGCCAGGTTTTGATTTGATGCTGCCTGATGACTTCAGTGACATTCTTTTGCCAAGCATCCTGCCAGAAGACCCTAGTGACTACAAGTTTCTGGACTCTACAATTTGTAAGTTACTTATGAAGCTTTTTTTCTTAAAGAATGCTCCCAACCTCCATTGTCTTCAGTTCAGTATTGCATGTGTATTACTGGCTGCATGGGACTCTGAGCTAATGTAAGTGGGGAATCTTTTGTCCTGAGGCTTCATCCTGTGGTGCCAGGGTTTGTATAAAAGAGACCAAGCCCTTTGGTCACTTAAAGAGCATAATGTGCGGTTCTTGTAGGACAAAGATTCATGGTGCTGTAGGAAATATGAGCTGAAGAAGAGATTGAGCTGAGGAAGAGATGGAGCTTATAGTTCCTAATTATTACACAAACAAAAATAATGACTATAAGTCTGGAAGCCTTTTGGGCACACTAGCTTTCTTCTGCTTTTCTGGCATTAGTGATCAGAAGTGAAATGTACTCATGAGCAAGTGATGAAAGTCTTGAGCTTTAAAAGTCCACTGAAGGTTGGGACATTTGGAGGGTGCAAAGAACCTTTTGGCAGTTTTTTTGAAGCCTAAATCCTGCCAGTTTTTCATAAAATGTGCTAGGGAGCACAGTCACAGTACTGCTGTCTTCAGTATAAATTGATCAAGTCTAATTCATTTGCATTGGGTTGCCAGCGGGAGAGATTCATTTAGGAATGAGTGGCACCTTTTGCTAGAGATTTGTTTTTCTCTGGCAATAAAATTTAACCACCAATTGAGAGCTAGTGATGTTTGACCCCTCTCTTATCTGCCAACTGCTGTGTCAATGGCTGAATAAATGTGGAGGAATTTCCACACTCTCTTTTTAATCTTAAGGTGAATGATTAAAAGCCACCTCTCCAAAAACATTTACTCTGCTGTTTGTGTAAGCAAGTTCCACCTTGACCAACTCTTGTGTTTTTGCTACTAGCCTGGAGCGAATTGGAGGCACCAGACCATTGGAAACCCTTGACTGGTTTCCCGCCCAGTGACCCTGGGTATGAATCTGCACCCACCTCTCCATACAGCGTTGATGATTCCAATCCAGGTGAGTGTCCTATGACAGAGTTTCAACACTAGTATATGGTAATCCGAGCCACCTACAAACACTAAGGTACTTATGGTTGCTAGGTGGGCAAATGATTGATAACtaaatatttaaattaaactctgtACCTTCATTGAAAGCACTTTGCAGTACAGCAATCTCACCACCCAAAAGAACATCTAATTCACTGAAATCTAATTtagaataaactgccagaagTCATTGCTTCACATactaagagataataggaactgcagatgctggagaatccgagataacaaggtgtagagctggatgagtacagcaggccaagcagcatcttaggagcaggagagctgaagcttcgggcctagacccttcccgaaacatcagctttcctgctcctgagatgctgcttggcctgctgtgttcatccagctctacaccttgttatctcagcttcacaTACTCAATTCACTTAAACTTATTTTTAATATGTGGACCTGCATGAATCAATATAGGAATTAACTTTGAACTGATTtgtttcattgttttgtttttgtttttggaacTGGAGTCGGGCAGAAGTTGGTAAGAAGAGCTAATAACTTGGGCGAGTTGGCCTAGAGAAATTCTGACCACTTCAGCAATAAAGTGCTGGGTGAGAATGTCCATGGATACCCTTTAACCTCTTCAACGTGCCAACAGTTGGTGTCCCTGGTGAATTGGCGTACACTTGAGGGCCGTTGGCCTGATTTACTTGCTGCTTTGTCACCAAAAGAAATGGTTGCCTCCCAACTGGGAAGTCAGGACAACCTGGCTGCTGGTTGGGCAGTGGAGGtctctccatttctctcaatCGGGCACGGGGTGGGGTGGCAAATGGGTAGTTTCTCAAGGCTACCCTCTTGTTTTACTTGATGGATCTGAAAGAAAATAGCCTTGTTGCGACACCCTAAAGCCTGGATGTCTAGGCTCCAGCCATGAACTAGCCCGCAGCTTCTAGTGGGGTGGGACTTCAGTAACTAGATTCCATTTGACGAGAAGCTCGCTAGTCAGCTTTTAAGTGGCTGAATTAGAGTTTCCTCACTTGTGGGGGTAGAAAGTCAGTTGACCCAGAAGATTCTCAATTTCCACTCTTGGTGCATGGAGCGCTAAATCCCAGCCAGAGTTCTCGCCTTGAGTCCTCGCGTTAGACTACACAACCAGGATTCTTCTGCCATACGGATTGTTGTTTAGTGTGGCCTTGATCAGTCATGAAAATGGGGTACTCAGTTGAATTTGGGGGTGTTAGGAACTGTGATTTTTAGAAAGAGGCTAAAAGCTCAGTCATTTCCATAATGCTTTTCTTTTCAGGTTGTAACATTTAAAGACTGAATTGAATCTTCCGAAGATTCAATTCATTTAATTGAAAATGATCTTCAATTTAAGCTTTTTTTCCCTTGGCCAACAAAGCTGGACAGTTTAACAGTAGTGTGCTATGTTATTGGTGTATTGCAGGATCCCAAGCTCCTAACTCTCCGGACTCCGGTGGAAGTGAATCAGATTTTGATCCCTCCATAGCACATACTCAGTACACAACTCAAAATGGTAAACATTTCTGCTGTTTGCTTTCAGGGAAACAAATTAATACAGCTATTTGTACATTTGCAGTTCATTTCCTTATCTTTGGGGAGAGGGGCAGAGTTTAGGGATTTGATAATAATGAATAAGTTTTCAATTGACTATTCAAATTGCTTTTCTTTCTAATGTACGACATCCCTAGTAGGAATAGTCTGACAATAGTCTGTTTGAACACCCCACCCTCAGTGACTTACAAGGGTGTTCGCTCTTTCAAAATTTTTATTGTTGTTACAATTATTGTCAAGTGTCCTGTAAGGTTAATGACAGCCATAATCCTTTGGCTATGTTCACCAATACAGTGATGTCTAGTTTAGCTGAGCTCTGCAAGTATGAAGCTGACTTTCATCAGCTATTCTGAATTGGCCTTGATTCCAGATTCTGGAATACTCTGCACTAACCCACTGCCCCAATAAACCATTATTAATGTAAATTTATATCACACTCATCGGTAAGTAGCCCTGACAAAGATGTTCAATGCTTATGTTTGAGTAGTTGACTAATATCCTTGACAGAGCCTTTGCTTTTCTTATTAATGCATCATCCTTTTGAGACTGAGAGTCATTTAATTATTTTGATAATTAATCTGAAATGATCCCCTCAATACTGCATTTGAAACCATTCTAACATATGTTTTGGTTTGACCAGTAGATAATCCAGTATTATGGAACTGATTTATTTCacttttcttctcttttctcttCAGAAGGATTTCCTAAAATTTTAAATGGTGATTCCAATCCTCCGAAACGAGGCAGAGGAAGACCAAGAAAATTTGGCAAAGAAGAAAAGAACTTCGTAGAAACCAAGAAAAACAAGCACTGTAAGTGATTCCAAACTCAAAAACCTATTTCATCAAATTTTGAGGCCTTCGAAAGAGAGGTCATAGAGTCAGTcactcagcatggaaacagatgtttTGGTCCAACCTGTACATGCTGAACCCAActccaagctaaactagtcccatctacctgctcttggctcatgtccctccaaatctttcctactcatgtatctATCCAAGTATCTTTTATAAATGTAGGtgattctgtctctctcatcACAGAGACAACTTTTCATGGCTACAGAGAAAGGATGGGAGAATGATGTCACCACTCTGCTGATGCAAATGTCACAGCCAAGTGGCTACCTTTATACTCGAGCCATTCTCTGAAATAAAAGTACGTTAAATATCCCCATTCAAAGGCAGCCAATTTGAAATGGGATCTTTCATTAGATTCTCTTCAAATTAGTGAAATGTTGTTTCTTTGATCTATTGATTCTTCTCCTATTGAACTTCAACCTAAGCAGCTATTCACCCCTATCAAAGCTGTACCTTAGTTATAAACCCACAGACACCGTCCCTTCTGTTATTTTTTTGATTTGCATCACATTTGTTCTTATCATTGACTCACTTCATTGTCACCGATAAACCAGATGAACTAGTTATTCTGTTTGCGTGACACAGCTGATGCAGAAGGACATGTCTAATTGCAGCTAATGTCCTTCAAGATAATTCAGCGCACATAGTGACTGACAATTTAGTTTTTGAATGGAAATTGATATATTGGTTAAGCTGATAAGGACTTGAATCCTGGTTCAAAAGCAAAACACTACTGGAGATAAGAGTAATCCAGATTCTGCGTCAGATTTACTTAGTATTTCCAACATTAGCTGTGAATAGAAAaatattgttgtttgaggtcaaTGACCTTCAATCTGACTTTGAGCCTCTATACTATTTCAAATCGGAGGTGCTGTTAACAAGATTTCACATGgtgatggagtttttttttgatgaaaaGACATGCATTTTGTTCTTGTCCATTGGTGACTAGAGCAAACTGTTTGATATTTAATCTCTCTTCTCAATACCCTAGAGAAATGGACTCCTTCCAGGAGCTGTTTTAGATTTGTTGTGCCTACACATTTAACCTGTTTCTGTTTTCAGCTCTGTATATTGTGTTTTACAGCCCCACGTGGCACTCACCTCTGGGAGTTTATCAGGGATATCCTCCTTCATCCAGAGATAAACAATGGCCTTTTGAAATGGGAAGACCGCTCAGAAGGAATCTTTAAGTTTCTAAAGTCTGAGGCTGTTGCACAACTTTGGggtgaaaagaaaaagaacagcagCATGACCtatgaaaagctcagcagagccATGCGGTGAGCACTTTTTGTCAGTTTAGCTTCGGTCTGAGTGTCACAGGCACCTATTGCATAGATTCAGTTTTCCTCCAGCATAGTGGCTACCTTTAACACCTTTTTCCTTCATATGAAGAAGGCACTCTTGCAGTGTTATCAAGTGGCAAGTTCCAGTCATTTCCTCAGTGGCCATGACAAAATGGTGAATGTATATCCAGTGCCAGCATTATGCTACTTGGAGGGACTGATATCTCTCCTGCTGCTTGCACCATTGTCCAACCACTATCTGCCCTCTTGGTTGATGAATGATTTTGAGGAGATGAGATTTTGCAATGGAGCCCAATCTGTAACAGGAGAGAACCCACTTTGCTGGTAATTATATGGTATGCAATTTAATTGTCAGTTTTGGTTTGACAGAAGATTTTAAGGGTGAGGTAAAAGTTCTGTTGCTGAGCAACATCCTTAATAGTTGTTAAGAGAAAAACAGGAATATAATCCACTCAAATTGTTCCCATTCTGTTACAGATACTATTACAAACGTGAAATCCTGGAGCGAGTGGATGGGCGGAGGCTGGTCTACAAATTTGGAAAGAATTCGAGCGGCTGGAGAATTGGAGATGCATGATCAGACTACTTTCttctgatatttaaaaaaaaaaattgctaacaGTACAGATGTTTGCTGGCAAACAAATTCCATCAGTTGGAGTGAGATGACCAAGCCTGCAATGGACTTATGACTTGCTCCATTTGGGGGATGTGCTCCATGGGCATTAAGTGATGAATTTTTGAGGAGGTGGAagcattttgtttaattttcagtTCAAGTCATTTATCAGACTCCAGCCTTTCAGGGCCAAAAGTGTGTGTCACAAAGGTGGCACTTGAAATAGTAAGCCTATATTTGGGCCAAAGTAGGTTATTAAACCAATTTTATACTGTTCTGGATATGCTACAAGCTATTTGATGAAACTCACGGCATGTACAGCAAATGTTTCCGATGCAGTGAGTGACTATGAACAACTCCAAGAAGCAAATTACTCTGTTCTGGCATTGTTCGATACTTCAGTGGTGTGTACATATGGACAATGTGGCTGCATTTGCATGACTTTGTTCTCTTGCTTATGCATGGAAGTGTGTTTTGCAATAAGGCTATCAATCTAAGTCTGTATATAAATGTCTGTTGATGTTCCTTCTTGGCCATTTGAAATGTTGGAAACTTATTCAGCTGGACTGGTGCAATTTCCACTGCAATATGATTGTACATATGAGTTGTGAAGACAAGGGTTAAATGCCCTAAATAGGTTGAACAGATTTTGTAAGAAATTTTAAGTCTCTAAACATTATAATTATGGATCTGTATGTACTATATTTTCCTATGAAATACATTGatattttgcaaataaaaacaaattttaaaattccaaCCTGTCTGAATTATCAACTTGAGTGATACACTGACCTATGTATTATCATGGGAATGTACATCAATTCTTCTGTGCTGAGCAATGTTTCTACTTGGAATGGGAATTTTGTTGGTGTTGCAAGTATGTTGCTCAATACTGTGTCTCCAAGTTTCCCACTTAAGGAATAACCACGTTGGATGAAGAGAAAAGCAAAACTTTGAATGATTTCTTAAATCGCCATTTCTCAGATGTAGTGGGTTAACAAGATTAATTTATGGATGACACTTTATtcaaataaagttttttttttttttaaaaaaaatgtccacCAACTCATTCTTGATTTAGGAATCAGTCTAGATACAAATCGTGGTAGGGATTAAGGGAACAGTAATAGGCATCACATTATTGCAGTAAAAATGAGCTGCGAATTAAGGgcaatacctcattttctgatgaagggtctcaacccccaaaacatcagcttccctgctcctctgatgctgattagcctgttgtgttcatccagcttcacaccatgttaccaCATTAGAATGACTTAGTTGCGATCACCTACTATAAGTGAATAATGAGTATCAGCAGAGTCTTGATAGCTCAAACTAACCCTAGGTAGTTGATAAGGTGAACTTGAACTTCATGTCAGTTTTGAGTTTAATATTGAAGTAGATCCCATGGAGACACCGATGTAAATGAAAGAGTACAAAGACATTAAGTAACACGATCCCATTTTGAGCACAATAGTGCACCAGATTTCTTATCTGGTAATAACATAGATGCATGGATTACTATGAGACTAATGAATACTTATGAGGGGTTGCTAGGTTAACAATCTCCTCCAGGGAGTCAGGTAATCTAAACCAGGAGAAAGAAGCACAAATTGTTTACAACTGTCATCATAAACTCTTCTGTGGTTTAGCCTTTGGACTGCCGGTAAATCTTGGCATATTCAAAACTCCCTGGTTAGTGATGAAACAATAGCAATGTTCTTGTATAATGAAGCACCTTTATTCCTGAAATACTTGTATTACTCATAGAAcgctctccttctcaatctctcccttcacCTGGAGTGtcgtgaccctcaggttaaaccaccaccagtcagcAAACAGCCCTATAGTCTGATAAAACATTGGTGACTTCATCTTTACCTAATTATGATTTACTTAATTAAGCTATTTAAATAATAGTAAATAGCAACAAAAATGGCGGCTTCTTGTGCCTTTTCTCTTTTTATCATTTTATTTCTGGTTTGGTTTTTTTTctctattgtccatgtttgaaggaTCATTTatgtctctccctctatctcccaGGACTCATTGTCTACTGTAAAGTTGTgttaacaaaaaacaaaaactCTAGGTTTGGCCTTCCCTCCGGATTCGGTTGTTTATAGACTGACACAGTTTAGATTTCAGACATGTCCAAGTCCCACCTATTGCTTAGTATCAATTGGATGACATAGACCACCTCTACCTGGTTTCAGAAGGTGCAGAGACTTGGCATTATCGCagtaaaagcaaaagagaacTTAAGCCAGAGAGTCAAATACTTTCATATGAAATATATTTTACTAGAATGGTGCTATGGATGAAGGATTCTGTTACAGTAACTGATTAGACAAGATTATTCACTTTAGAGAATAGAGAAGCAAAGAGTGTCACTAAACAGAGGATAGTGATTTATGGTGATTGGCAAAAATCcaaaaactgagatgaggaggcgCTACGTTTTGCGTAGTATATTGTTATGATCCAAATTGCATGGCCTTGTGGTAGCAAATTCAATTGTAAGgtgcaaaagaaaattggatgaaATTGAAAGATGCCCcagcggcctcacagcaccagcatccaggtttgattccaaccttgagtAACTACCTGTGTGGGgtctacacattctccctgtgcctctgCAGATTCCACCAGGTGaatcagtttcctcccacagtctgaaggtgtgcaggttaggtggattggccatgggaaattgccctgcagtgtccaaggatgtgagGGCTAGGTGGGATAATTAGCAAATACAGGGTTTTGAGGATAGAGTAGGGTGTGTGttggaaggttggtgcagactccatgggccaaatggcctctttccacactgcagtgattctatGAAGAGCTTTAGGGAAAGAACAGGTGACTGGGACAATTTTAAGAACTCTTTCATAGAGCAAGCATGGTCACAATGATCCAAATAGCCTCCTCCTCTGCCTAATTGTCTATGATTCTTGATACGTAATCATGTAAGTGGCTAAATTCAGTTTTGGATTTGTAACATATCTCTCACATCACTGTGTAACACTTGAAATCTACAGCAATTGACCATTGATGACCATTGTAGGAGTAATACTTACAATATAACTGCGATACAGTTATTAAATCATTGCTAAAACTTGATTATAGGAAAGTAACATTCTCAACAGTTACTTTATTTTAATGACATTCATGAATGCATAAGGAATGGCGAAAACCATTaaacaatgaaataaaatgtgTAAATGCAAGTAGTATGTAACAACAGCAGAAAACAACATAACGGTCAGAAGCTGTGAAGAGGGAAGGTACCGTAATATTTTATGCAGaatccttctttagaactgaaagctgaaataaaaatataGTAGTAACTTTGATTAAGAACAGGAAGCAGCAAAAAGACAAGGGAGTGTGAGTAATGCTTTGAATGAATTGCAATCTGGttcaatgaagtgatgttatttcGAAGAAAGACCTATTCACAGTTGTCATGTCACAgctctggagaaggtgagatTTAAACCTGGCCCTCCTGGCTCAGGGATAAGGACACTACCATCCTGCTATAACAGCCTCCAATGCGAGGGTTTGGTAAATTAAAGCAAAGATCATCAAAGTAAGACAACGAATGACGTTAAAAATATCAAAGGAACACGCAAATGACAAAGATTATGAGGAAAGGAGCCAACACAATCAAAAGCCCCTcctaccccagttataatctcttccgtTGGGCAGAAGTTACAACCGCTTAAACACAcctaccaacagattcaagaacagtgtTTTCCCCATTGtgattagacttctgaatgggcctcttAAATTTTAAAGTTAATGTTGGTAttgctctctgtgcaccttctctgcagctgtaacattgtgttCCTCGCTCTATTCTACTAGCCtagtgcactttgtatggtataatcTGCCTGCATTGCACACAAAAACAACCTTTCACTATACCcgggacatgtgacaataataaatcaaattcaaaagGAGGCTTCATTTGTATAGTGCATCTCATGACATCAAGATGATCTAAAACAGCTCTgacagtaatttttaaaaatgtagataCAGATTTAATGTAATGAATGCTGCTCATTTAGTTTCCACTCTTTCCAAATCCAGAAACAGCAAACTTAATGAGCAGCTCATAGTCGAGAATTGCTTTTGgccagaaaaaaaaagagaaatcatATACTTTTCCTTCAACAATGACAGGGAATAGGTTTCAAGATATAATTCAAAATACAGCAACTCCAATAAATGATCCTATAGgagagaaacacagaaacatttcaTTTGGTATACTAGAAATGGAGATAATACTGCAACTATAGACCAGAATCCTGTAATATTGTggacatttttaatattttaatattaaaaagttttttttcaaagaaagctGACATAGTCAAAAAGAACCTGCAGATGTAAATTAAGTGGCCAcctagagagaaagagagagacccaCAAAATGTTACAGTTGCAATGCAAAGGGAACTTCAAGCAACAGTGAGaagaataaatcaaaacaaattagaTTGTAAGCTCTTACGACTACAAAAAGAATGAGGAGCTGAGACTCCTTGTTTAACAGCAAACAGCTCCTGGAGAATTATGTGCCAAACTGCAGATATATTTCGTGTTTGTTTTTGAAGAATACAATATGATAGGGGTTAAAAAGGCAGCTTCAAACCTGAGTGGGAGTGAACATTCTGGTTTGAGCAGACTGGATTCAAGCATTAGCGTACTAACAAGCACACAGAAGGAGAAATATCTCCTTCTTACCCCTGTATTGCAGATAAAGGGATTCTCTCACTCTAAGTGCTAGAGGTCACCAACTTAGCAGCCAGACTAAAGGAACCAGAACAACAAAAAGATTCTCTCTAACATGGACTTCTGGAGTTCAATTATGCTTGCAAGGAATCAGAAGTCTTAACCAATCCGTAAAACTAAGGATTGTGAAACTGACAGTTCAGTAACCTCCACTGTAATGGCTGCAACATTTAATTTTTCTCCCATGAAACAATTCATAGACTGATGTCTATACACTTAAAAACATTTCTTGCATTCAGTAATTAGTAGACTCATTCTTTGTTAATTAaaaaaagcctggttaaattagcACCTTTTAAAATA of Stegostoma tigrinum isolate sSteTig4 chromosome 21, sSteTig4.hap1, whole genome shotgun sequence contains these proteins:
- the LOC125463016 gene encoding ETS-related transcription factor Elf-3-like, whose translation is MASTYGIGNILTDVMRSMYQTEENQLLSTGAKEQFPSPVLPTDLLDSTSWFQLDPLLWSKQHVLEWISYHVEKHKYDANNIDLSFCDMDGSTLRALSKSQLVAIFGPLGEELYKSHQDLSKNSFDLMLPDDFSDILLPSILPEDPSDYKFLDSTISWSELEAPDHWKPLTGFPPSDPGYESAPTSPYSVDDSNPGSQAPNSPDSGGSESDFDPSIAHTQYTTQNEGFPKILNGDSNPPKRGRGRPRKFGKEEKNFVETKKNKHSPRGTHLWEFIRDILLHPEINNGLLKWEDRSEGIFKFLKSEAVAQLWGEKKKNSSMTYEKLSRAMRYYYKREILERVDGRRLVYKFGKNSSGWRIGDA